One Flavobacterium cerinum genomic window, TCATTACAGTTGACATGCGAGATAACCTAAATTTTTCAAAAAAATCCGAGGAATTAATAATGGCATTATATGATAAATCTGTTCTGGAGAAACCTACTCTCGGTCAACATCGATTTGTTAAAAAAAATAATGGAGTTATCCTTGTAAGAAATCATGATAATACTGTCACGACATTAAAAGACATCAGGTTTAAAACACGTTTTCTTTGGGAAGAATTAACAAAATTGAAAAACAAAAACTATTGTGAGGCTGATATTAGAAATTCTGTTTTAGAATTAATTAAAAATTCTATTGATTATTTACAAATAAATGGTTTAATAACTTATGAAACAAAATATGCATACAATATGAATACAACTGGAGAGCCCGTAAATATTATCCAAATTAAAAATATTTCAACAGAAATTAAAAATCTAATAGTACTAATAAACGATAACAAAATCTAAGGATACCACCACCACCACAACAACCTCCACATTTATTTTAGATGATCAACTATTAAAACAAGAAATTTCTATCTTCATAGAGACTACAAATACTCAAATTTCTGTTCCTATGCATATAGCCAACGACAAATTGATACAAAATGGAAAAATTCATAAGTCGAAATAATAAATTCAAAACAAAGCTCAACAATCATTTACAGAAACTTACGGGACAAAAAGCCGATTTTTATACAGCTTTAAAAAACGAGGATATTTTAGAGCTTAAGGCCGTTTTATCTGACATAAACAATTTACTAACTTACAAGTTGACACTTATAGCTGGAGAATGGATTGGAAGTTATTTTAAACTTCATCAAACCGAAATTAACCATATTTTAGAAGAAATTGATGCTAATGAACCCAATTCACAAGGCTATGATATAGTATATATAAACGAATTTATAAAGGTAATTGCCGAAGTGAAATGTAATATTCCTGTTAAGAATGGCTCAAAATTTGGATCAATGCAAAGCAAACACTTAATAGAAGATGCTCAGAAACTACTAAATGGTAAAAGACAAATTTCAGATACATCTGAGTATTTAAAATTTTTATTTATAGTAAAAATTGGAGAAAGAACAGATAATGCAATAAATAAACTATTACAAAAAACAACAATTCGTGTAGAAAATGAGGAACGCTTGAGTAGAAACATTACTAGAGAACAAATTATGCTTTTAAAAAATGAGGAATATCACGAATTAGAAAAAGACAAAGTTTATATAAAAACATTGGCTCTGGACTAAAATGACTTCGTACCATCGCTAAACCACAAACCATAACAACTAATTCCCCTTTAACTTAACGTTAAAAAAAACACACAATTACCAATTTTTGGTAACTTTACCAAAAAGGAACAATCATGGGACGAAATACATCTATATCATTAGGACCTCATTTCGAAAGCTTTATTGAATCAACTGTTTCAAAAGGACGCTTTAGTAACGTAAGTGAAGTTGTTAGAGCCGGACTTAGACTATTGGAAGAAGAAGAAAACAGAATTATTGTCTTGAGGAATGCAATTCAAGAAGGAATTGAGAGTGGGCGTACCGAAAACTTTGATCCAAAAAAGCATCTGAAAACTTTAAAGTCAGTAAAAAAATAACAACTAAATTTCGCTTGGCATTTTAGTCATAAAATCACTTATAACTAAGATTTTACACAGAAATTGAATTACAAGCCAGGTCAAATAACCCCATCTCACTCCCACTTATCTTACCACACGTTTTACTTCCCTAAAAAATTCTACCTTTAAAAATAAATCCGTTAGCCGACTTTCAAAATAACAAAGTCGGTCGGTATAAACTATACGCCATCTAATTGTATTACCTATTTATTTTAGCCTTATGGATGTAAAACTGACAGAAGCACAAAAAATCAAAATTCTTAATTCCGACGATATCTATGTAATCATGCAACAAGTACTACTTCGGGAAAACAAAATTGATCTCAATCGGGAGCATTTTTGGGTTATCGGATTAGCCAACAATAACATGGTGCTTTTTATTGAACTCATAAGTTTAGGAACCGTAAACAAAACCCTTGTCCATCCAATGGAAGTATTTAGTTTTGCGCTACAAAAACGAGCGGTTAAAATCATTCTATGTCATAACCATCCAAGTGGTGAACTCAGACCCTCGGAAGCCGATAATGACATTACCGACCGATTAATACAAGTGGGCCTGATTATCGAAACCGAAGTTATCGATCATTTAATCATTTCAGAAAAAAGCTATTTAAGCTTTGCCGACGTCGGACTGATGGACGAATTAAGAAACAGTACCAAATACGTTCCAAGATATAAACTGGAAGAACAGATACGTAAGGAAGCAAAGGAAATCGGAGTAACAGCCGGTCTTAAAACCGGTCAAATAGCTAGTCGAAAAGAAATGGCAATAAAATGTTTGGAAGAAGGATTGGAACCCCAATATATTGCGAAGCTAACAGGACTTACCGTAAAAGTTATCGAGAACTTAAAAAATAAATTAAATTAACCTCAAATAACCAAACTGGTATTAGGCATAAACGATACGACACGAAATTTTAACAAGAGAATTA contains:
- a CDS encoding JAB domain-containing protein, which codes for MDVKLTEAQKIKILNSDDIYVIMQQVLLRENKIDLNREHFWVIGLANNNMVLFIELISLGTVNKTLVHPMEVFSFALQKRAVKIILCHNHPSGELRPSEADNDITDRLIQVGLIIETEVIDHLIISEKSYLSFADVGLMDELRNSTKYVPRYKLEEQIRKEAKEIGVTAGLKTGQIASRKEMAIKCLEEGLEPQYIAKLTGLTVKVIENLKNKLN
- a CDS encoding toll/interleukin-1 receptor domain-containing protein; protein product: METKISYHSPNVFISYSWDNEEHKAWVLDLSEVLFNNGINVILDQYELNAGSNMHFFMETSVSKSDKVIIIFTPKYKEKAEQRINGVGFEYSLINSELYNQIATNTKFVPVLRSGSFHESIPAFMQQFITVDMRDNLNFSKKSEELIMALYDKSVLEKPTLGQHRFVKKNNGVILVRNHDNTVTTLKDIRFKTRFLWEELTKLKNKNYCEADIRNSVLELIKNSIDYLQINGLITYETKYAYNMNTTGEPVNIIQIKNISTEIKNLIVLINDNKI
- a CDS encoding type II toxin-antitoxin system ParD family antitoxin; translated protein: MGRNTSISLGPHFESFIESTVSKGRFSNVSEVVRAGLRLLEEEENRIIVLRNAIQEGIESGRTENFDPKKHLKTLKSVKK